CAAGTGTGCCTAGCCCTCAGACACCATACTGAGCTGTAGTTGTGTCTACTTTTGAATCAAGGTGCTTTTTTAACAAGTGGTCTCTAGTGGTCAGGCATGTGGTTGCTAATTTTCGTAGATGTTTAGTGAGTGCTACATCAAGTGTTTGAGGTGAGCTAAGTGCCGTAATTATTAGATCCTGGATTCTCCATATCCTAAATGTGTGCGTATTTCAGTGAAGATTCCAGAGCAGCGTAAGGCAACCAACTTCCTTCCAGCTGTTCACCTACGGATGTTCTTTCCTTACTTGTTATAGTACATCAAGTTGGCTGGACATGTCTTAAAgtggattttaaaggaatgttcagTTGAATGGACAGTAAGACTACAGATGGtcccatttatacattttatagctGCACTGCAATACTAGATTTCACTAGTAGTTGGTGATGAATGTAAAAGATCAATGCAGCTCTATACTTTGGTTTTGGAGAAAGGGATGACCTAATTCTCATTTACAGTTTTCCATATCCCCTTTAACAGCTGGAAGGCTGCTGGATATCGGACACACGTATCCCTAAGGATGGAGGTGTTCGTCGTCTGAACAAAGAGTTTTGGCTCAGCTCTGTAATGGTGGTAATTCAAAGGCCTTGAAGCCTTTCCTGGTTCCGTTGTTCAAAGAACTTTTTCCCAAACTCATAAGAGCTAATCATGATGGCGCAGGCCGGTGCAACCTTGATGACTCGAGGCATAAATCctacaaagagaaaaatgtgagAAATAAGGCGCAGGAATGGTGGGACAAGAGGGCCAACCCATCGGAGGGGTATGAAGCTTTACCTGCAAATAGGCCGCGGGTTCCAGACTCTGCCCTGATCCGGCGCATGGCTCCCCATGTAGATGATCCCTTGTACTTAGATGAACCTTAAAAGAAAGCAAttgcaaattttatttacatttgaaaaatacttgaaaacagatttaaaaagaataaaactcaCTCAAGACAAATCTTCACCTTAACATGTAAAACCTTTAGGTCTATGCTCACCTTATACCTAAAACCAGGCAAGCTTCTACTGAATCATGGAGTACTTTGCTTACTTTGTTCAGAAGACCTGCTTATTTAAAATATGCTGAAAGGAGGAACAACTGAAGATCCTTGTGGAAATAAGGAGGGGCATTCAGATAAAATACAAGCCTGTTTTCACATAAAAACTGGACTTGTTTTATAGTCATTTGAGTGCACCATCAGAAGAACCACAAGTGATGATCTATGCTACTATAATAGGTTATTTCCCTCTAGTGGCTAAGAAGCAGCACAAACTACACTACGTGTACACCAGACGTCCTGCTCTCTGATAATAAAAGCTATCagtatttctttttgttcttaCTGGTGGTCTCCATGTCCCCGAGTTCAATCTGTCTGTGTGTCTTCACTACATCAAATGGCAGGGTTAAAATGGCAGCCACCTGGAACAAAGTAACACAGAAAAAGATTGCTTAAACATACAACGGAGCCCATGATCTGGGGTGTAAATATAGCAAAAGAAACAATGTGGTATAAGAACTTACAGCGCCAGAAACTGCTCCTGATGTAAAGCTGATTAGAAATGGTGATTCCGAGGCTCCCAATGATTTGGTAAGCTTCTTCTTCACTAGCTCATAATTAAACCAGTACAGAGCTGTGGAGGTATAAGCAATACAAGGATCAAAATAAAACAAGGATTGTATAGGTGGTGAGAAAGGGTTATACTGCAGGTAAATGTTCCTTCATTGATTACCAGTAGGCTTCTAAAATGTAAAGTGACAACTACTATTGCTTGCAAACCATGGGCATCATATGGCACCTGTACATCACCTTGGCTACTAGGCACACAGGTGCCCGAAAGTGCGCTGCTTAGTATAGGAAACTGACACTGACAATCAGATAAGATATCTACTTCCTTTCACAGTAATGGAGGTGCAACTAATACAATGTCCAGAAATTGACACAGGGATTAGTTGCCATTGCACCTGGCGTTCAGGCTTTTGGTGCCGATAAGGTAAAGGTTAGGATTAAGGTGAAAAGCCGATATTACTACAGCCCAgttacagcaccctgctgtgtaTCCCTATAACTTTATAACACAAGCAACATCTAACGTGTCACGGTGAAGAAACCTaaaccattaaaatgtattatggcCAGCAATGGTCCTGGCaatgaaaacacagaaaattacATTCAGCCATGGCTGTACCCATGATCACGTGGAAGAATTCATACCGGGAGCGCTTAGGGGGTCAGTGTACATAAAAATGCAGTAATTATTTATAGTAATGatactaataatatttaatggtattttttttttttaaacatatagtaAAATACCTGAGAATGGAACGTCCCGCAGCACTGTGGGCCCCCATCCCTTCCACAGTGACAGCCAACCACCCTGAGATACAGCAGATCGCAGACAGGCTCCCAACTCTATGTACGACAGCTGGCGGGACTGTAGTTTAGTACGGATCAGCTCCAGGGGACTGATGACTGTCACTGCACCCACtaagaggggaaaaaagaaaatgttttaatttgtgtcAAGTTGATTGCTATTTATAATTTCTGTGTACAAAACACTTACATCGAGAAAGAGCTCCAGCAACGAGAGGGATGTGACTGCCGCTGTACCCCAGTCCGTAATACAGAAAGTCCCGCAGCTGATCATAGCAAGTGAAATAGATAATTGTTGCAGGTACCGCCATCACCCTGTAGGGGGAGACAAGAGAGTCATCATGGTTGTGCATTGCAAGATCATCGTCACCAGATGCCAGCAGTAACACGTGTCAGCAGTCATCCCTTTTATCAGTAACTTCTGTTCAACCAGCTCTGCGAGATACGCTAGCTCTAACTTTTAAAACTATACCAGAAGTTTATGTTGGTGTAGTGTATGGTTTGGCCATGTTGCTTGTAAGCGTCAATAAATGGCAGTGACAGCATGTTGTGCATGCTGGTAAAAAGGCGATGAGCAGGACTGGAGGCGATCCCGGATAGGGGAATTTGTGTTATCACCCGGTGTGTACTTCCCATGTACTGCTATCCAGGTAAAAGTAGTGAATATTTAGGAAAGATCCCGTTTCTATGCAAGCCCGTGTTTTAACGTGTGAGGAGTACCTACACAGAGGAAAGGTGTAAGCTGCCATCGCTGAACTCATTGCATAGATAATTATTCCCTGGATATAAACCTGATGTTTGGTCTCAGTAGATGCAGTCACACAGCTCATAACACAATTACTGAACACATGAGCTTTATACTCATTCTGGGGCAGAACACCAACCAGCTAATTTGGATATTATAGGACCGGGGTCACCATTGGTCATTTCCATCATCTCTCAATAAAAGCTCATCTGTAAGCCAATCATACAAGTAGTAAAAGACATTTCCAAGTGATTTTCTATACACTGTACTGTTCTGGAACTCCTCTAGGTTGCCATAAAGAACTGAACATTTTGATAgttttaagaaatatttataaGGTGCTGCAGACTGTGATGGAAAAATCCCTTTCTGCATTTTAAACCACAGATGGTAAGAATATAGACAAATACGCTGTGGATATTTCCTATCTGCACATATacattgcatttgaaaaaattaCCAGCAATCAGTTTCAAATTATTAGCACATCAATATAGATCAATATTGTGACATTCATAAAGGCAGAGAATAAAGACAACAACACAACCTCTGCCCTATAcacattatcattaaaaaaagcttatttttctACGCAAagacaaatgtattttctattagTGATTAACGTTCCTTGGATAACAAACTTCTGATGAAAAAAGCAGAATATAGGCCAAGCTAAATGCTACAGAGAACTTTGATTGGCCAgtgacattattttttacaaggacagtcAGATTACGTTAGTGTGACAGTGGTGTGGTgtgaattctttttattttttaagccatAATAAAGGAAGGTGAAAATCGATGGGCCTGTATTTACTTGAACTCTGCAtacttaaaaagtaaaatcatttacCAGACTGTCCGCTAGGACAATTAGTACACTCCTGATCTATGGCGCTGGAGAAAAGGTAAAACCACCAGCTTATCAGTGAGGACTTTTACCTTTCAAAAGGGGGCCTCATATTTTTAGATTAGTACACATTAGGAGTtaatagataacaaaaaaaaacaaaaaaaaaaacagaatacctgGCAACACatttataatttgaacatttaaagATAAAGTGTTTCCTGCAATAAATTCTTACACATTCACATCCAGATCAGTGACCCAGTTTAATGAACTGATACGACCCCTCTGTTTTCCACACACAACAAATACACACAATACTTTGGCTTGCCATTTGCCTGGAGAAGATTGCTTTTCCCAGCCAGTTCTCCCCCCAAAAATCTGTACTGAACAATCTGCTTTCCTGACCCAGTCCAGCTTTATCCCTTCCCTAGCTAGCAGCTTGTCCTCATGGTTCCTTTGTTTTTGCACATCTCAGTTCTCCCCCAGGATGAAGTAAATTACCCGGCACTTCAGAACATGCCACATACTCCCTCTCTATAAGGTGCCCAGTGACCGGCCCAGCACAGTCACACAAGGGTGTAAGACGACCCTATAGCTTTGTGCAAGCAGTTTGGTGAGAATAAGGAATATCCTGCAGCATTTGCCCCCTGGGTTTATTCCTTTACACCCCTGCCTGAAGTTTTATACTTACAATGTGGGGGGAAGGCCACTCCAAAGTGACGGTAACCCCTCTTGACGTGCGATTTTCACAAAGGCATCCTGAGgaaggacaaattaaaaaaaaatgttgaaattagaTCTCTTTGGGTAATGCTAAACATAATAAAAGCTGGAACCTGACTTTTAATATAACAGAACTAGATAACCTGTtaaagaatttgtcattttagttAGCCATGTAATCCACATAATGGGACTTTATTCTGTTCCTGAAGTCACAAGTGTAAGCTTTGGATTCAGGTAATGGATGCTTCCTTCCGAGGTTTAGGAAACAGGATTTCTTTGTGTTAGATTTTCTCCACCCTGTGTTACATATATGCAGGTCTTGTTTTTACATATTCACCATGCTTCGGTGTGGAAGCTTCCATTATCATTTCTCTGGAGTCACACAGCATATACACAA
This Pyxicephalus adspersus chromosome 6, UCB_Pads_2.0, whole genome shotgun sequence DNA region includes the following protein-coding sequences:
- the SLC25A39 gene encoding mitochondrial glutathione transporter SLC25A39 isoform X1, coding for MAGMAAEKSGASRSGITPLQQIMASGTGALLTSLFVTPLDVVKIRLQSQKKPFPKVMSVKSLPWAPPLRQPKWRCFLYCNGLMDHLFVCQHATACSPWYRAPTYFNGTLDAFVKIARQEGLPSLWSGLPPTLVMAVPATIIYFTCYDQLRDFLYYGLGYSGSHIPLVAGALSRLGAVTVISPLELIRTKLQSRQLSYIELGACLRSAVSQGGWLSLWKGWGPTVLRDVPFSALYWFNYELVKKKLTKSLGASESPFLISFTSGAVSGAVAAILTLPFDVVKTHRQIELGDMETTSSSKYKGSSTWGAMRRIRAESGTRGLFAGFMPRVIKVAPACAIMISSYEFGKKFFEQRNQERLQGL
- the SLC25A39 gene encoding mitochondrial glutathione transporter SLC25A39 isoform X2 is translated as MAGMAAEKSGASRSGITPLQQIMASGTGALLTSLFVTPLDVVKIRLQSQKKPFPKGRCFLYCNGLMDHLFVCQHATACSPWYRAPTYFNGTLDAFVKIARQEGLPSLWSGLPPTLVMAVPATIIYFTCYDQLRDFLYYGLGYSGSHIPLVAGALSRLGAVTVISPLELIRTKLQSRQLSYIELGACLRSAVSQGGWLSLWKGWGPTVLRDVPFSALYWFNYELVKKKLTKSLGASESPFLISFTSGAVSGAVAAILTLPFDVVKTHRQIELGDMETTSSSKYKGSSTWGAMRRIRAESGTRGLFAGFMPRVIKVAPACAIMISSYEFGKKFFEQRNQERLQGL